One part of the Leucobacter triazinivorans genome encodes these proteins:
- a CDS encoding Na(+)/H(+) antiporter subunit C, with protein MTMPLVLVAAMVVLYACGVYLMLDRTLTRVLLGFLMVGNATNLLIFLMSGSFGVAPIVGNGSAEEMSDPLPQAFILTAIVITFGVSAFLLALIYRSWRLAHDTDDTVQDDEADLEIAATEALTTVEVTDEDLAEAPEFVDADADEHPGTGAGVDTDRAPASAEPAGDTTGDGEASR; from the coding sequence ATGACGATGCCTCTCGTGCTGGTCGCCGCCATGGTCGTGCTGTACGCCTGCGGCGTATACCTCATGCTCGACCGGACCCTGACCCGCGTGCTGCTCGGATTCCTGATGGTGGGCAACGCGACGAACCTGCTCATCTTCCTCATGTCGGGCTCGTTCGGCGTCGCACCCATCGTGGGCAACGGGTCCGCGGAAGAGATGAGCGACCCGTTGCCCCAGGCGTTCATTCTGACCGCGATCGTGATCACCTTCGGGGTCAGCGCGTTCCTGCTCGCGCTGATCTACCGCTCCTGGCGTCTGGCGCACGACACGGATGACACGGTGCAGGACGACGAGGCGGATCTCGAGATCGCCGCGACTGAAGCGCTCACGACCGTCGAGGTAACGGACGAGGACCTCGCAGAGGCCCCGGAATTCGTCGACGCCGATGCCGATGAGCACCCGGGCACCGGTGCGGGCGTCGATACGGACCGGGCCCCCGCATCCGCAGAGCCCGCCGGCGACACGACCGGCGACGGGGAGGCGAGCCGATGA
- a CDS encoding Na+/H+ antiporter subunit A has product MMSMLLVLALSAVVIHPIVRRFGRRAFIGLALLMAAAFAVLLWWAQPVFSGAVLVESVEWVPQLGMTLTLRLDAVSALFALLVTGAGALVLLYCTNYFDDGETGLARFAAVFMGFATSMLGLVLADDLYLLFIFWEGTTVFSFLLIGHATRLRTANAAALQALMVTTLGGLAMLVGFVLLAQQTGTSLLSEIVSAPPSGPIASVAVFLVLAGALSKSAIFPFHFWLPGAMAAPTPVSAYLHAAAMVKAGVYLIARVSPGFGDVVGYRETLVVLGAITMLNGGVRALKQFDIKLVVAHGTVSQLGMLVMVFGIADPRAAFAGLALLFAHALAKAPLFLAVGIIDHSTGTRDLRKLCGVGRRMPVLALITTAATASMVGLPPFLGFVAKESALTELLRIGADEPLALFAFAVLVVGSMLTVAYMGRFLWGAFADKPGTVECAVVHRPGWSICIAPAVFALAALAGGVFSSALDPVLQATVPGAHPEHLALWHGLTVELGTSVAVIAVGTLLAVVLSRRTAQLPALPERFSASHAYWVVTHWVDSLAVKVTSLTQRGSLPFYLAVILIVVVVALGGTLIATGEWPNTFEFMSSPVQIPIAIIVIVAAIFSLRARTRFQAVVLVGVTGYGMAAVFAMHGAPDLALTQALVETVTLIAFVLVIRRLPQRLGSRSTRRVRWGRGVIGAAVGLVMGAFAVVALGSRIADPISLQHPALAYAGGHGANVVNVMLVDIRGWDTMGELSVILAAATGVASLVFLSTRADLRPKLSRRDARSQAREHLLRIADPDDPASRVSWLLAGRHLNPARRSILLEVVVRLLFHALIILSIYLLLTGHNTPGGGFAGGLVAGLALVARYLAGGRYELGATVPLDAGRILGIGLALSVSMALLPMLFGQAALASAWVDVDLGPFGTLPLVTSTLFDIGVYLVVFGLILDVLRSLGAEIDEHEEADVAAFAEEGKEVSAR; this is encoded by the coding sequence ATGATGAGCATGCTGCTCGTCCTCGCTCTGAGTGCCGTCGTCATTCATCCGATCGTGCGGCGCTTCGGACGCCGCGCCTTCATCGGTCTTGCGCTGCTCATGGCGGCCGCCTTCGCCGTGCTCCTGTGGTGGGCGCAGCCCGTGTTCTCAGGTGCGGTGCTCGTCGAATCTGTCGAGTGGGTCCCGCAGCTGGGGATGACGCTCACGCTCCGGCTCGACGCGGTGTCGGCACTGTTCGCGCTGCTCGTCACGGGCGCGGGCGCGCTCGTGCTGCTCTACTGCACGAACTACTTCGACGATGGCGAGACGGGCCTCGCCCGATTCGCCGCAGTCTTCATGGGCTTCGCGACGTCGATGCTGGGGCTCGTGCTCGCCGACGACCTCTACCTGCTCTTCATCTTCTGGGAGGGGACAACGGTCTTCTCCTTCCTGCTGATCGGGCACGCGACCCGGTTGCGCACCGCGAACGCCGCCGCGCTGCAGGCCCTCATGGTGACCACTCTGGGCGGTCTCGCGATGCTCGTAGGTTTCGTGCTGCTCGCGCAGCAGACGGGTACCTCGCTGCTCTCGGAGATCGTTTCAGCGCCGCCGAGCGGTCCCATCGCAAGCGTTGCGGTCTTCCTGGTGCTCGCGGGTGCGCTCTCGAAGTCGGCGATCTTCCCGTTCCACTTCTGGCTGCCCGGCGCCATGGCGGCACCCACCCCCGTGAGCGCCTACCTCCACGCGGCGGCGATGGTCAAGGCGGGGGTGTACCTCATCGCCCGCGTCAGCCCGGGGTTCGGCGATGTGGTCGGGTACCGTGAGACGCTCGTCGTGCTCGGCGCCATCACGATGCTCAATGGCGGGGTGCGTGCGCTCAAGCAGTTCGACATCAAACTCGTCGTCGCGCACGGCACCGTCAGCCAGCTGGGCATGCTGGTGATGGTCTTCGGGATCGCGGACCCGCGCGCCGCGTTCGCCGGGCTGGCGCTGCTGTTCGCCCACGCACTCGCCAAGGCGCCCCTGTTCCTGGCGGTCGGGATCATCGATCACTCCACGGGCACTCGCGATCTGCGAAAGCTGTGCGGTGTGGGCCGGCGCATGCCGGTGCTCGCCCTGATCACGACCGCGGCGACCGCTTCGATGGTGGGTCTTCCGCCGTTTCTCGGGTTCGTGGCCAAGGAGTCGGCACTCACCGAGCTGCTCCGGATCGGCGCGGACGAACCGCTCGCTCTGTTTGCATTCGCGGTTCTGGTGGTCGGAAGCATGCTCACCGTCGCATACATGGGGCGCTTCCTGTGGGGTGCGTTCGCAGACAAGCCCGGCACCGTCGAGTGCGCCGTCGTGCATCGTCCCGGGTGGAGCATCTGCATCGCACCTGCCGTGTTCGCCCTCGCCGCGCTCGCAGGCGGCGTGTTCTCGTCGGCGCTCGATCCCGTTCTGCAGGCCACCGTTCCGGGCGCGCACCCCGAGCACCTCGCGCTGTGGCACGGTCTGACCGTCGAGCTCGGGACCTCTGTAGCGGTCATCGCGGTGGGTACACTGCTCGCAGTGGTGCTCTCGCGCCGCACAGCGCAGCTTCCGGCGCTGCCCGAGCGGTTCTCCGCATCGCACGCGTACTGGGTCGTGACCCACTGGGTCGACAGTCTCGCGGTCAAGGTCACCTCGCTGACTCAGCGCGGCTCCCTGCCCTTCTACCTCGCGGTGATTCTTATCGTGGTTGTGGTCGCGCTCGGCGGAACGCTGATCGCGACGGGGGAGTGGCCGAACACCTTCGAGTTCATGAGCTCGCCGGTGCAGATCCCGATCGCGATCATCGTGATCGTCGCGGCGATCTTCTCGCTGCGCGCGCGGACTCGCTTTCAAGCGGTCGTGCTCGTCGGCGTGACCGGATACGGCATGGCGGCCGTCTTCGCGATGCACGGCGCACCTGATCTGGCACTGACGCAGGCGCTCGTCGAGACGGTGACGCTGATCGCCTTCGTCCTGGTGATCCGCCGCCTCCCGCAGCGCCTCGGGAGCCGGTCGACGCGCCGCGTGCGCTGGGGGCGGGGGGTCATCGGTGCCGCCGTCGGCCTGGTGATGGGCGCCTTCGCCGTCGTGGCGCTCGGATCCCGCATCGCCGATCCCATCTCGCTCCAGCATCCCGCGCTGGCGTACGCCGGCGGGCACGGCGCGAATGTGGTCAACGTGATGCTCGTCGACATCCGCGGCTGGGACACGATGGGCGAGCTCTCGGTGATCCTCGCTGCGGCGACCGGCGTCGCCTCGCTCGTCTTCCTCAGCACGCGTGCCGATCTCCGTCCGAAGCTCAGCCGTCGCGACGCGCGCTCGCAGGCGCGCGAGCACCTGCTGCGCATCGCCGATCCCGACGATCCGGCGAGCCGGGTCTCGTGGCTGCTCGCCGGGCGCCACCTGAACCCGGCGCGCCGTTCCATTCTGCTCGAGGTCGTCGTGCGCCTGCTCTTCCATGCGCTCATCATCCTCTCGATCTACCTGCTGCTGACCGGACACAACACTCCCGGGGGCGGCTTCGCGGGAGGTCTCGTCGCCGGTCTCGCGCTCGTGGCGCGCTATCTCGCCGGCGGCAGGTACGAACTCGGTGCCACGGTGCCCCTCGACGCCGGCCGAATTCTCGGCATCGGTCTGGCGCTCTCGGTGTCCATGGCGCTGCTGCCGATGCTCTTCGGGCAGGCCGCGCTCGCGTCCGCCTGGGTCGATGTGGATCTCGGGCCGTTCGGGACGCTGCCGCTGGTGACCTCGACGCTCTTCGACATCGGCGTGTACCTGGTGGTCTTCGGGCTCATCCTCGATGTCCTGCGCAGCCTCGGTGCGGAGATCGACGAGCACGAGGAAGCCGATGTCGCGGCCTTCGCGGAAGAAGGAAAAGAGGTGAGCGCGCGATGA
- a CDS encoding monovalent cation/H+ antiporter complex subunit F, producing the protein MSAVMLALAIAAGTGLTVTALAAIVRIVRGPTILDRMVASDVLLTTLMLAVGIDMVVRGHTDTIPLMTVIAATATFATIVVARFVKRRAEQPKIQNRGTGAGHV; encoded by the coding sequence ATGAGCGCGGTGATGCTGGCACTCGCGATCGCGGCCGGCACGGGCCTCACCGTGACGGCGCTCGCGGCGATCGTGAGGATCGTGCGCGGGCCGACGATCCTCGATCGGATGGTCGCCTCTGACGTGCTGCTGACGACGCTGATGCTGGCGGTGGGCATCGACATGGTGGTGCGGGGGCACACCGATACGATCCCGCTCATGACGGTGATCGCGGCGACCGCGACATTCGCCACGATCGTCGTCGCCCGATTCGTCAAGCGTCGCGCCGAGCAGCCAAAGATCCAGAACCGGGGAACGGGGGCCGGACATGTCTGA
- a CDS encoding Na+/H+ antiporter subunit E, with amino-acid sequence MSRGEEPSAARRVEWGVRLHELPLLVGLVLLWVMLWHEVSLLSILSGTIVAIVVMRVFYLPPVELAGRFNPWYAALYVGYFFWHLAVASWQVAWLAVRPGPPPPTSIIAVRLRTRSDFILTIVGLTISLLPGSLVAEVDRFASVLYLHVLDTPSQREISAMRREVRRIERLLILTVGSKQEIRGLT; translated from the coding sequence ATGAGCCGGGGCGAAGAGCCGAGCGCGGCGCGGCGGGTCGAGTGGGGCGTTCGACTGCACGAACTGCCGCTGCTCGTCGGCCTAGTGCTGCTGTGGGTGATGCTCTGGCACGAGGTCTCCCTGCTCTCGATCCTGAGCGGCACAATCGTCGCGATCGTCGTCATGCGGGTCTTCTATCTGCCTCCCGTCGAGCTCGCGGGCCGGTTCAACCCCTGGTACGCGGCGCTCTACGTCGGCTACTTCTTCTGGCACCTCGCTGTCGCGTCCTGGCAGGTCGCGTGGCTGGCGGTGCGTCCCGGGCCGCCGCCGCCGACCTCGATCATCGCGGTCCGGCTGCGTACGCGATCGGACTTCATCCTCACGATCGTCGGGCTCACGATCTCGCTGCTGCCCGGGTCGCTCGTCGCCGAGGTCGACCGTTTCGCGTCGGTCCTCTATCTGCATGTGCTGGACACTCCGAGCCAGCGCGAGATCAGCGCGATGCGCCGAGAGGTGCGTCGCATCGAGCGCCTGCTGATCCTCACGGTGGGGTCGAAGCAGGAGATCAGGGGGCTGACATGA
- a CDS encoding Na+/H+ antiporter subunit D: MTALVPLVVLIPLAGSALALAVPGHRRLQQGITLIALTLVLLLSGVLMWLVDAQGVLVMEVGGWAAPFGIALVVDRVSALMLAVSAVVLLGVFLFSIGQGLADGDEDTPVSIYYPTYLVLGAGVFNAFIAGDLFNLYVGFEILLVASYVLITLGGTVQRIRAGVTYVIVSLVSSVLFLAAIALIYGATGTVNMAQLTVRIAELPSEMQLLLNLALLIAFGIKAAVFPLSFWLPDSYPTAPAPVTAVFAGLLTKVGVYAIIRSQTLLFPDSSVDGVLMVVAGLTLVVGILGAISQLDIKRLLSFTLISHIGYMIFGISMANAAGFAATIYYIAHHIIVQTTLFLAVGLLERKGGTTSISGLGGMLRSAPVIAVLFFIPMLNLGGIPPFSGFIGKVGLFTVAAELQTPGAYWLMGVGALVSLLTLYALARAWVLAFWRPRKRPEQLVDTGAIQIRGTEGKPTTEALMLRRREEELFERLQDAPDAQPTQEQKETPRLMTAATAGMVAVSVALTVFAGPLYAYADRAGRNMAVPGELAQLVLGDTPGQLGGGSGDTQPEETTP; the protein is encoded by the coding sequence ATGACCGCACTCGTTCCCCTGGTCGTGCTGATCCCGCTCGCGGGCTCCGCACTGGCGCTCGCCGTGCCTGGCCACCGCAGACTGCAGCAGGGCATCACGCTCATCGCGCTGACTCTGGTGCTCCTGCTGAGCGGCGTGCTCATGTGGCTCGTCGACGCTCAGGGTGTGCTCGTGATGGAGGTGGGCGGCTGGGCGGCGCCGTTCGGGATCGCGCTGGTGGTGGATCGGGTCTCGGCGCTCATGCTGGCCGTCTCGGCGGTGGTGCTGCTGGGCGTGTTCCTGTTCTCCATCGGCCAGGGCCTGGCCGACGGAGACGAGGATACGCCGGTCTCGATCTACTATCCGACCTATCTCGTGCTCGGTGCGGGCGTGTTCAACGCCTTCATCGCCGGCGACCTGTTCAACCTCTACGTCGGATTCGAGATCCTGCTCGTGGCGAGCTACGTGCTCATCACTCTCGGCGGCACGGTGCAGCGCATTCGAGCCGGCGTCACCTACGTCATCGTGTCGCTCGTCTCCTCGGTACTCTTCCTCGCGGCCATCGCGCTCATCTACGGCGCCACGGGAACGGTGAACATGGCGCAGCTCACGGTGCGCATCGCGGAACTGCCGAGCGAGATGCAGCTGCTGCTCAACCTGGCGCTGCTGATCGCGTTCGGGATCAAGGCCGCGGTGTTCCCCCTGTCCTTCTGGCTGCCCGACTCCTACCCGACGGCTCCCGCCCCTGTCACCGCGGTCTTCGCGGGGCTGCTCACCAAGGTGGGCGTGTACGCAATCATCCGCAGCCAGACGCTGCTGTTCCCAGATTCGAGCGTCGACGGCGTGCTCATGGTGGTGGCGGGTCTCACCCTTGTCGTCGGCATTCTGGGCGCGATCTCGCAGCTCGACATCAAGCGGCTGCTCTCCTTCACGTTGATCAGTCACATCGGGTACATGATCTTCGGCATCTCCATGGCGAATGCCGCAGGGTTCGCCGCAACGATCTACTACATCGCGCACCACATCATCGTGCAGACGACGCTGTTCCTCGCGGTGGGCCTGCTCGAGCGGAAGGGCGGCACGACCTCGATCTCGGGGCTCGGCGGAATGCTGCGCAGCGCACCCGTGATCGCTGTGCTCTTCTTCATCCCGATGCTCAACCTGGGGGGAATCCCGCCGTTCTCCGGGTTCATCGGGAAGGTGGGCCTCTTCACGGTCGCCGCCGAGTTGCAGACCCCGGGCGCATACTGGCTGATGGGTGTGGGCGCGCTCGTCTCGCTGCTGACGCTGTATGCGCTCGCCCGGGCGTGGGTGCTCGCGTTCTGGCGCCCGCGGAAGCGACCGGAGCAGCTGGTCGACACCGGTGCGATCCAGATCCGCGGGACGGAGGGCAAGCCGACCACCGAGGCGCTCATGCTGCGTCGGCGCGAGGAAGAGCTCTTCGAGCGGCTGCAGGACGCCCCGGACGCGCAGCCGACGCAGGAGCAGAAGGAGACCCCCCGCCTCATGACCGCGGCGACCGCCGGCATGGTTGCAGTGAGCGTTGCGCTGACCGTGTTCGCGGGCCCTCTCTACGCCTACGCCGATCGGGCGGGGCGCAACATGGCGGTGCCGGGGGAGCTGGCGCAGCTCGTGCTCGGCGATACGCCCGGCCAGCTGGGCGGCGGTAGTGGAGACACGCAACCCGAGGAGACGACGCCATGA
- the mnhG gene encoding monovalent cation/H(+) antiporter subunit G: protein MSDIAVVEQIMDVAAMVCVFLSAVLSVAAGIGLLRFPDALSRLHAATKPQIFGLLLVIAAIALDQRSIATLLALVPVFVFQSLTAPVAAHMVGRAAYRTGQLDTETLVVDELGPAIERANEGRD from the coding sequence ATGTCTGACATCGCAGTCGTCGAGCAGATCATGGACGTCGCCGCGATGGTGTGCGTCTTCCTCTCCGCAGTGCTCTCCGTCGCGGCGGGGATCGGCCTGCTGCGCTTCCCGGACGCGTTGAGCCGGCTGCACGCGGCTACGAAGCCGCAGATCTTCGGGCTGCTGCTGGTGATCGCGGCGATCGCCCTCGACCAGCGGTCCATCGCGACGCTGCTCGCGCTCGTGCCGGTGTTCGTCTTCCAATCGCTCACCGCGCCGGTGGCCGCCCACATGGTGGGTCGTGCCGCGTATCGCACGGGGCAGCTCGACACCGAGACGCTGGTGGTCGACGAACTCGGGCCCGCCATCGAGCGGGCCAACGAGGGAAGGGACTGA
- a CDS encoding DUF1266 domain-containing protein, with the protein MNVITEPDRLRAHESHPIDSREANLLALGLQPLVLMGANWNDPTASALSDTEKQHLQKSWQLDSTADVLIAAFELVNHRHQNVEWRRMLELRGRLAERSEPTPHAWLTAIARDGIDGDRARAFVDAIQGYEQELGAGPDDSVEAVISLDAFALAQAVAVSVWGVGLGFLSRSKSLRLIGHVNEIARREFASWAAFGRSYAVGSAMFSSDGELKRRGSRQAAITSMIMRTALDPASDGPWAVLPWRI; encoded by the coding sequence ATGAACGTCATCACTGAGCCTGACCGGCTCCGCGCCCACGAGAGCCACCCGATCGATTCCCGCGAGGCGAACCTGCTCGCTCTCGGCCTCCAGCCGCTCGTGCTCATGGGCGCGAACTGGAACGATCCCACGGCGAGCGCCCTCTCTGACACGGAGAAGCAGCACTTGCAGAAGTCCTGGCAGCTCGACTCGACGGCAGACGTGCTTATCGCCGCATTCGAGCTCGTCAACCACCGGCACCAGAACGTCGAGTGGCGTCGCATGCTCGAGTTGCGCGGCCGACTGGCCGAGAGATCGGAGCCGACACCGCACGCGTGGCTGACGGCCATCGCCCGCGACGGGATCGACGGCGACCGGGCGCGTGCGTTCGTCGACGCGATCCAGGGGTACGAGCAAGAACTCGGAGCCGGCCCGGATGACTCGGTCGAGGCGGTGATCAGCCTCGACGCCTTCGCCCTGGCGCAGGCGGTCGCGGTGAGTGTCTGGGGCGTGGGACTGGGGTTCCTGTCTCGCTCCAAATCCCTCCGGCTCATCGGCCATGTGAATGAGATCGCGAGACGCGAGTTCGCGTCTTGGGCGGCGTTCGGCCGCAGCTACGCGGTGGGCAGTGCGATGTTCTCGAGCGACGGCGAGCTCAAACGGCGAGGGTCGCGTCAGGCGGCGATCACCTCGATGATCATGCGCACGGCGCTCGACCCGGCGAGCGACGGCCCGTGGGCGGTGCTCCCGTGGCGCATCTGA